A single window of Mycolicibacterium aurum DNA harbors:
- a CDS encoding glycosyltransferase family 2 protein, with product MTLLIVTPMYNEADNVSGLVATLQAQRFRDFDWVVVDDGSTDGTAERLAEADTENLATVLSKTNDGGLLGGSEFKAWRFGVDKTLPLKPYSHVMKLDADARLAPDYLERVIELAQGRVGVAGGVIATRGMAEQKFHVPGPVKLYTIDAYRATESLVAAHGFDAIDEIAVSYYAGLETRVDTGAHFELARAIGASAGEIQGRYRNGRTSRWIGYSFPYFLVHCLRYIARRPYVIGAFALLWGYLTAGPGPFAPELKKDHARMQRAKLARAIRNPVGFWREAYKI from the coding sequence ATGACGCTGCTGATCGTCACGCCGATGTACAACGAAGCCGACAACGTGTCGGGTCTCGTCGCCACCCTTCAAGCGCAGCGATTCCGGGACTTCGACTGGGTAGTGGTCGACGACGGGAGTACCGACGGGACCGCCGAACGTCTCGCGGAGGCGGACACCGAAAACCTGGCTACGGTGCTGTCGAAGACCAACGACGGCGGGCTGCTCGGCGGATCGGAGTTCAAAGCGTGGCGTTTCGGCGTTGACAAAACGCTACCGCTGAAACCGTATTCGCACGTGATGAAGCTGGACGCGGATGCGCGACTGGCCCCCGACTACCTCGAACGAGTAATCGAACTTGCGCAAGGCCGAGTCGGCGTAGCGGGCGGCGTCATCGCCACCAGGGGCATGGCCGAGCAGAAGTTTCACGTGCCCGGACCGGTGAAGTTGTACACGATAGACGCGTACCGGGCGACCGAGTCGCTGGTGGCGGCGCACGGCTTCGATGCGATCGACGAGATCGCGGTGAGCTACTACGCGGGTCTGGAAACCCGCGTGGACACCGGCGCCCATTTCGAACTGGCGCGAGCCATCGGCGCGAGCGCGGGCGAGATCCAGGGGCGATACCGCAACGGTCGGACTAGTCGGTGGATCGGCTACTCCTTTCCCTACTTCCTCGTGCATTGCCTCCGATACATAGCTCGGCGTCCGTACGTGATCGGCGCGTTCGCGTTGCTGTGGGGCTACCTCACCGCGGGCCCCGGCCCGTTCGCGCCGGAGTTGAAGAAGGACCATGCCCGGATGCAGCGTGCGAAGCTCGCACGCGCAATCCGCAATCCGGTGGGATTCTGGCGTGAGGCTTACAAGATCTGA
- the opgC gene encoding OpgC domain-containing protein, which translates to MQRDSAIDAVRGLCIISMVIGHICHGSSLDRMVHVVPWVDGASGFILISGLVLGIICRRRTDDGGVASAEGRLARRTALLYVSHVAVTALSVVVSRATTATNPAPPGNTDAGAAQVAAWLLTLQINPGSLDILSIYVVLLALAMAWVPLFRRGWWPAVAVLSASLYVVALTTDWGRLPDRPDGWAYFNTAAWQAVFCSAFIVGWYWSRWRDWLRGTTGLAIAVGGGFLTAGGGIVLHHAGAGDWLFDKPNCGLGRIVLAWAAFVVLYQLMRLLIARVPAMVMPVAVVGSRSLACFIALCVIGTLLPLAIGYDRTSLTAEIAGVVVAAAMYPVARTRGMASGVLSRRRVRPSAA; encoded by the coding sequence GTGCAGAGAGACAGTGCGATCGATGCTGTTCGCGGGCTCTGCATCATCAGCATGGTGATCGGGCACATCTGCCACGGTTCATCTCTTGATCGCATGGTCCACGTCGTGCCGTGGGTCGACGGCGCCTCGGGATTCATCCTGATCTCCGGTCTTGTGCTCGGCATCATCTGCCGCAGACGAACCGACGATGGCGGCGTGGCGAGTGCGGAGGGTCGTCTGGCGCGCCGCACTGCCCTGCTGTACGTATCGCACGTTGCCGTCACCGCGCTGAGTGTTGTTGTGTCGCGAGCGACTACCGCAACCAATCCAGCTCCGCCCGGTAACACCGACGCCGGCGCGGCGCAGGTCGCCGCTTGGCTCCTGACCTTGCAGATCAACCCTGGGTCTCTCGACATCTTGTCCATTTATGTCGTGTTGCTGGCACTCGCGATGGCGTGGGTGCCGCTGTTTCGACGGGGGTGGTGGCCGGCGGTGGCGGTGCTGTCGGCATCGCTGTATGTGGTGGCACTGACGACGGATTGGGGCCGACTTCCGGACAGACCGGACGGCTGGGCTTATTTCAACACGGCAGCGTGGCAGGCAGTGTTCTGTTCGGCGTTCATCGTCGGGTGGTACTGGTCACGATGGCGCGATTGGTTGCGCGGCACAACGGGTCTCGCGATCGCAGTTGGTGGCGGATTCCTGACGGCCGGAGGCGGAATCGTGCTGCATCACGCCGGCGCAGGTGACTGGCTTTTCGACAAACCCAACTGTGGGCTCGGCCGGATCGTCCTGGCATGGGCCGCGTTCGTGGTCCTCTATCAGCTGATGCGACTGCTGATCGCCCGCGTGCCGGCGATGGTGATGCCGGTCGCGGTGGTGGGGTCGCGGAGCCTCGCATGCTTCATCGCGCTGTGTGTGATCGGGACGCTGTTGCCCCTAGCCATCGGCTACGACCGGACATCGCTGACCGCCGAGATTGCGGGGGTCGTGGTGGCGGCCGCCATGTATCCCGTCGCTCGCACGCGAGGAATGGCCTCCGGTGTACTCAGTCGTCGGCGTGTACGTCCGAGTGCGGCGTGA
- a CDS encoding polysaccharide biosynthesis tyrosine autokinase — MRSARIPRAIVRRREQATADAQARVFWCRQVWWNMDLRSYCRRLIRRWPVFVSVFVLVGAAIAGAGFLMPVAYTTDVRMVFTPNLSAQTEIATRQVGEVYVSDRMNTYAQVVTTNQVLQPVIDSLGLGVTVHELVERIEVTIPSSTSVINLSVSAPTAEEAASTANRIAAVMPAAIAGLEGTATVAESPVKVSVLQPADIPDKASSPKVLLNLVVAVGLAFFAAIFAALVADNFDTRVRGRRDVTALGVPYLGGTPTIRGATARTLLQFTEQRPDLQTILRRIAIDVLYAVDGTPASVVFTSPRAGAGKTMVASNIAGALAEAGNRVVFIDADVRGGRLAAQLGIPQTRGITDVISGRIELDDSVLHTNWGGFTIVPCGGSAIDVGEMLAGEKFGALMRDLADHFDVVIVDAPPITNLSEASRFTQNIANVVVVAEAATTRRAELLLATDSLRHAGAKILGVVLSRVRKVEPPAPADEEDRNIEATSSR; from the coding sequence ATGCGTTCGGCGCGCATTCCTCGCGCTATTGTCAGACGAAGGGAGCAGGCCACCGCTGACGCGCAGGCTCGCGTTTTCTGGTGCCGACAAGTCTGGTGGAATATGGACCTTCGTAGCTACTGCCGCAGGCTGATACGGCGTTGGCCGGTATTCGTTTCCGTCTTCGTCTTGGTCGGTGCCGCGATAGCGGGCGCGGGATTCCTCATGCCGGTGGCCTACACCACGGACGTTCGAATGGTGTTCACGCCCAACCTATCCGCGCAGACAGAGATAGCAACTCGCCAAGTCGGAGAGGTGTACGTCTCGGATCGCATGAACACCTATGCGCAAGTGGTGACCACCAACCAGGTTCTGCAACCGGTCATCGACTCGCTGGGCTTGGGTGTCACAGTGCACGAGCTGGTCGAACGGATAGAAGTCACGATCCCGTCGAGCACGTCGGTGATCAACCTGTCGGTATCGGCGCCGACGGCCGAGGAAGCTGCCTCCACTGCCAATCGCATCGCCGCTGTGATGCCGGCAGCGATAGCCGGCCTGGAAGGCACCGCCACGGTCGCGGAGTCGCCGGTCAAGGTTTCCGTGCTACAGCCTGCCGATATCCCAGACAAGGCGTCGTCCCCGAAAGTCCTGCTGAACCTGGTCGTCGCGGTTGGACTGGCATTCTTCGCCGCGATATTCGCCGCACTGGTCGCAGACAACTTCGACACACGAGTGCGTGGGCGCCGCGACGTGACCGCTTTGGGCGTTCCGTATCTGGGCGGAACACCGACGATACGTGGCGCCACCGCGCGGACTCTGCTGCAATTCACGGAACAGCGACCCGATCTGCAGACCATCCTCCGTCGGATTGCCATCGACGTTCTCTACGCGGTCGACGGGACGCCGGCATCGGTGGTCTTCACCTCTCCGCGGGCTGGTGCAGGCAAGACGATGGTGGCGTCCAACATCGCCGGCGCGCTCGCCGAAGCCGGCAACCGGGTGGTCTTCATCGACGCCGATGTGCGAGGGGGCCGTCTGGCTGCTCAGCTCGGTATCCCTCAGACCCGGGGGATCACCGATGTGATTTCGGGCCGCATCGAGCTCGACGATTCGGTGCTCCACACCAACTGGGGCGGTTTCACCATTGTCCCGTGCGGCGGAAGCGCCATCGACGTGGGTGAGATGCTCGCCGGCGAGAAGTTCGGCGCCTTGATGAGGGATCTCGCCGACCATTTCGATGTGGTCATCGTGGACGCCCCGCCGATCACGAACTTGAGCGAGGCTTCGCGCTTCACCCAGAACATCGCCAACGTGGTCGTGGTCGCGGAGGCGGCGACCACGCGACGCGCGGAGCTGCTCCTTGCCACTGACTCGTTGCGGCACGCCGGAGCCAAGATCCTCGGTGTGGTGTTGTCACGGGTTCGCAAGGTCGAGCCCCCCGCGCCGGCCGACGAAGAGGACCGAAACATTGAGGCGACATCTTCTCGATAG
- a CDS encoding aldo/keto reductase, with protein MTVSAVGFGCGGLMQSPSRRERMAVLGSAFDNGMTHFDTARMYGLGMAEAELGAFVRTVDRASVTIATKFGIEVGGAARRLARFQAPARALLRKAPALRAAVKSRQKPAATARVYDATVAARSLDQSLTALGVDYVDILFVHGPEPSDTVATDELRAFFESARQQGKIRAWGVSQDEGLEVDFARPFAPEGVDQLRSDVLHPSPRSADITFGVLNRPYGILSAALRTDAQMSARWRDTLEIDPLAPGVLAKLILGSASKATDSRAILYSTTQPERVAEAASAVASPLDADILTRFLALAEEFRKGAP; from the coding sequence CTGACCGTGAGCGCGGTCGGTTTCGGGTGCGGCGGTTTGATGCAGTCACCCTCGCGCAGAGAGCGGATGGCCGTGCTCGGCAGCGCGTTCGACAACGGGATGACCCACTTCGACACGGCACGCATGTACGGACTGGGAATGGCGGAAGCCGAGTTGGGTGCGTTCGTGCGTACCGTCGACCGCGCCAGCGTGACGATCGCCACGAAGTTCGGCATCGAGGTCGGCGGTGCAGCCAGGCGACTGGCCAGGTTTCAGGCTCCGGCGAGGGCACTCCTTCGGAAGGCGCCGGCCCTGCGGGCCGCCGTCAAGAGCCGCCAGAAGCCGGCCGCGACCGCTCGGGTGTACGACGCCACCGTCGCGGCACGCAGTCTCGACCAAAGCCTCACTGCGCTGGGTGTCGATTACGTCGACATCCTGTTCGTTCACGGCCCCGAGCCGTCGGACACCGTGGCAACCGATGAGCTTCGCGCGTTCTTCGAGAGCGCCCGCCAGCAGGGCAAGATCCGCGCATGGGGGGTGTCGCAGGACGAGGGCCTCGAGGTGGACTTTGCGCGACCGTTCGCGCCCGAGGGCGTCGATCAGCTACGCAGCGATGTACTCCATCCGTCGCCGCGCTCGGCGGACATCACGTTCGGTGTGCTGAACCGGCCGTACGGGATTCTTTCCGCTGCCCTGCGGACCGACGCGCAGATGTCGGCTCGTTGGCGCGACACTCTCGAGATCGATCCACTGGCCCCCGGTGTGCTCGCGAAGCTGATCCTTGGATCGGCTTCGAAGGCAACGGATTCCCGCGCGATCTTGTACAGCACCACCCAACCGGAACGCGTCGCGGAAGCAGCAAGCGCTGTTGCCTCGCCGCTCGACGCGGACATATTGACACGGTTCCTCGCCCTCGCCGAAGAGTTTCGCAAGGGGGCCCCATGA
- a CDS encoding WecB/TagA/CpsF family glycosyltransferase has translation MSRPIVTRYARFNVSQISEPDVIEAVLTRSAPLTAGTPHLVVTPNMNHIARLQSSAELGSIYGRAGLILADGWPVVRLAKSLGAEISGRSTGSGITQTLSRTPGGGRRIFLVGGSTPSSLAAASAVFRESGWLVESEQAPVGWLGSADNVRALAQRVAAFKADIVLVGVGSPLQERVAVSLLDADGVTAVLMGVGASIDFVAGEAARRAPMWMQRLGIEWLHRILTDPARLLKRYVGDVVPFLKVVRQSHAGSGTRGENS, from the coding sequence ATGTCGCGACCGATTGTCACACGGTATGCCCGCTTCAACGTGTCGCAGATAAGCGAGCCGGACGTCATCGAAGCCGTCCTGACCCGCAGCGCTCCGCTCACCGCGGGAACACCCCACCTTGTCGTGACTCCGAACATGAATCATATTGCGAGGCTTCAGTCTTCAGCTGAGTTGGGCTCGATTTACGGACGGGCAGGACTCATTCTCGCGGATGGCTGGCCGGTGGTAAGGCTCGCGAAAAGCCTGGGTGCTGAGATTTCGGGCCGATCCACCGGAAGTGGGATCACGCAAACCCTGTCCCGTACGCCCGGCGGAGGACGCCGCATTTTCCTCGTCGGTGGCTCAACGCCGTCGTCGCTTGCAGCTGCGTCGGCGGTCTTCCGCGAAAGTGGTTGGCTTGTCGAGTCGGAACAAGCTCCGGTGGGATGGCTCGGTTCAGCCGACAACGTCCGTGCGCTCGCTCAGCGGGTGGCCGCATTCAAGGCGGATATCGTGCTGGTAGGTGTCGGTTCTCCGCTACAGGAGCGGGTCGCGGTAAGTCTGCTTGATGCCGACGGCGTAACCGCTGTGCTGATGGGCGTCGGCGCGTCCATCGACTTCGTCGCAGGCGAGGCGGCCCGCCGCGCGCCGATGTGGATGCAGCGTCTCGGAATCGAGTGGTTGCACCGCATCCTGACCGACCCCGCCCGACTCTTGAAGCGTTACGTCGGTGACGTGGTTCCATTTCTGAAGGTTGTCCGGCAGTCTCACGCCGGTTCGGGCACACGGGGGGAAAATTCATGA
- a CDS encoding NAD-dependent epimerase/dehydratase family protein, with product MSTADAVLVTGSAGFIGSALVKHLREAGRPVVGLDRVAESSADSLRVDLTTLTAEDLPQPCPPTIIHLAALSKEPGFPWRDYFANNAEATRRLCHAADQAGVQNIVFTSSMMAFASGPWRRSETDFGDADTAYGASKLQAEEILRTWQAEKPGRRLRIVRPGVVFGPGDQGNMRRLIHGLSRKRFGYIGRQDTVKSCIYLKDMVRLLTLLIDDDGPHDVYHAVYPEPTTIRDHVDAINAAWGWDRRPPTVPYRFAYAAATPFAVIDPAGTRFGVHPRRIQKLQFDTNISSARLADIGFTQQYSLTEAFADWRKECGGQLPP from the coding sequence ATGAGCACGGCCGATGCGGTTCTCGTCACAGGCAGTGCCGGTTTCATCGGTAGCGCGTTGGTGAAGCACCTACGCGAGGCGGGTCGGCCCGTCGTGGGTCTCGACCGTGTCGCGGAGTCATCCGCAGACTCGCTCCGCGTCGACCTGACAACCCTCACGGCCGAGGATCTGCCCCAGCCCTGCCCGCCGACGATCATCCACCTCGCCGCCCTGTCGAAGGAGCCCGGTTTCCCGTGGCGGGACTATTTCGCCAACAACGCCGAGGCCACCCGTCGGCTATGCCACGCTGCCGACCAGGCAGGAGTGCAGAACATCGTCTTCACCAGTTCCATGATGGCCTTCGCATCCGGACCGTGGCGACGCTCGGAGACCGACTTCGGCGACGCGGACACCGCGTACGGGGCCAGCAAGCTGCAGGCCGAGGAGATTCTGCGAACCTGGCAGGCCGAGAAGCCCGGTCGCCGGCTGCGCATCGTCCGGCCCGGTGTCGTCTTCGGGCCGGGCGATCAGGGCAACATGCGGCGCCTGATCCATGGCCTCAGCCGTAAGCGCTTCGGCTATATCGGTCGTCAGGACACAGTCAAGAGCTGCATCTACCTCAAGGACATGGTGCGACTGCTGACACTGCTCATCGACGACGACGGGCCGCACGACGTCTACCACGCCGTCTATCCGGAGCCCACGACCATCCGCGACCACGTCGATGCCATCAACGCGGCGTGGGGCTGGGACCGCCGTCCGCCGACGGTTCCCTATCGGTTCGCCTACGCCGCAGCGACACCTTTTGCGGTGATTGATCCAGCGGGCACACGTTTCGGTGTCCATCCGCGGCGCATCCAGAAGCTGCAATTCGATACGAACATCAGCTCGGCCCGCTTGGCCGATATCGGTTTCACCCAGCAGTATTCGCTTACCGAGGCCTTCGCCGACTGGCGAAAGGAATGCGGCGGGCAGCTGCCGCCATGA
- a CDS encoding DUF6492 family protein: MNTPAKQPLSYALVTPSFRLDFDRCALLVESVERWAAPYLRHYLVVDRRDVPMFKPLESARTRILIVEDIVPNWLIRIPGVRRFWFSFRTRPVKNWILQQIVKISIPNAVDDDVLLYTDSDVFFVAPYDPRAYERDGRVPLFVETGQRGKIANNDRWHAIAARILGLPEEQEYDTNYIGNAICWRRDNVLSMQRRLESVGHRKWERTVAPLYRFSEYILYGLYVTEVLGEDSGHWNDDTIRTLNHWDPVPLDVAGLEQLKAKLSPEHHSVMVSAKSRTAVADIRKVFLQ, from the coding sequence ATGAACACCCCGGCCAAACAGCCCCTCTCGTATGCGCTGGTGACGCCTAGCTTTCGCCTGGATTTTGACCGATGCGCCCTGCTGGTCGAGAGCGTCGAGCGTTGGGCTGCACCTTATTTGCGGCACTACCTGGTAGTCGACCGGCGCGACGTGCCGATGTTCAAACCCTTGGAATCGGCGCGCACCCGGATACTCATCGTCGAGGACATCGTTCCGAACTGGCTGATACGGATTCCCGGTGTACGCCGATTTTGGTTCAGTTTCCGGACGCGTCCGGTCAAGAACTGGATCCTGCAGCAGATCGTCAAAATCTCCATTCCCAACGCGGTCGACGATGACGTCCTGCTCTACACCGATTCCGATGTCTTCTTCGTTGCGCCCTACGATCCTCGGGCCTACGAGCGCGACGGCAGGGTGCCGTTGTTCGTCGAAACCGGGCAGCGCGGAAAGATCGCCAACAACGATCGTTGGCATGCCATCGCTGCGCGCATACTCGGGCTACCCGAGGAGCAGGAGTACGACACGAATTACATTGGCAACGCCATCTGCTGGCGGCGCGACAATGTTCTGAGCATGCAGCGGCGGCTGGAGAGCGTCGGCCATCGGAAGTGGGAGCGAACCGTGGCGCCCCTGTACAGGTTTTCCGAGTACATCCTCTACGGCCTCTACGTGACAGAGGTGCTGGGCGAAGATTCGGGACATTGGAACGACGACACAATCCGCACCCTGAACCACTGGGATCCGGTGCCTCTGGATGTGGCAGGACTCGAGCAGCTCAAAGCAAAGCTGTCGCCCGAACATCACTCCGTGATGGTGTCGGCGAAATCCCGCACTGCGGTCGCCGATATCCGCAAAGTGTTCTTGCAGTAG
- a CDS encoding FAD-dependent oxidoreductase, which translates to MIRRPEEFTAGMTITTDVVIVGAGPIGISTALELAKSGVQVALVESGLERTDHTAQDLAAFDSRQDDYFHTRSDLALRRALGGASALWGGRCVAYDPIDFEDRPLTAQSPWPIRYEDVEPYLQRACDWAQCGRAAFNARDVPELAQRDLVAGLADGDVRTTDLERWALPTRFGREYHSDLRDAPSLSLWTGLTCTEIVTVEGGDAVDHLVVRALDGREGKVVATDYVVATGGIEATRLLLASDLHHPGGLGNAGGHLGRWYMTHVEGRFARVKFNTDKVIHQHERDRDGVYVRRRFTLSPEVQRSLNMPNVAVWLVNPPISDPSHGSGILSAVYLTLISPVGRFLLAEAIRETHTKIDGPPQIRQHLRNVVRDLLPSIWFAISFSYARLIRKGRKAPGFFVKSAENRYLLHYHGEQLPHWESRIELTDERDALGMRKVRTHLHFSDADYEYAYKTVELIDAYLRDNGVGNVEWLTDDAKTSVRTFMRGWAGFHQSGTTRMSADPDGGVVDPDLQVHGVRGLYVASTSVLPTSSQANPTLVGIALGVRLAEHLAKSRRTDGTSVSGRS; encoded by the coding sequence ATGATCCGGCGTCCAGAGGAGTTCACCGCGGGCATGACGATCACGACGGATGTCGTGATCGTCGGCGCCGGCCCCATCGGCATTTCCACGGCGCTGGAGCTCGCTAAATCGGGTGTCCAGGTGGCGCTTGTCGAAAGCGGTCTCGAGCGCACGGACCACACAGCTCAGGATCTCGCCGCGTTCGACTCGCGGCAGGACGACTACTTCCACACCCGCAGCGACCTTGCGCTCCGCCGGGCATTGGGGGGCGCGTCGGCACTGTGGGGTGGACGTTGCGTCGCCTACGACCCGATCGACTTCGAGGACCGGCCGCTCACCGCACAGTCGCCGTGGCCGATCCGCTACGAGGACGTGGAGCCGTATCTGCAACGAGCGTGCGATTGGGCCCAATGCGGCCGAGCCGCTTTCAACGCGCGCGATGTTCCGGAGCTGGCGCAACGCGATCTGGTCGCCGGACTAGCTGATGGTGACGTGCGCACGACCGACCTCGAGCGTTGGGCATTGCCGACACGTTTTGGGCGCGAGTACCACAGCGACTTGCGCGACGCGCCGTCCCTTTCGCTGTGGACCGGTCTGACGTGCACGGAGATCGTGACCGTCGAAGGCGGTGACGCCGTCGACCACCTGGTCGTCAGGGCACTCGACGGCCGCGAAGGAAAGGTCGTCGCGACCGATTACGTCGTCGCGACGGGTGGCATCGAGGCAACCCGGCTGCTGCTGGCTTCGGACCTGCATCACCCGGGAGGGCTGGGGAACGCCGGTGGACACCTGGGACGCTGGTACATGACCCATGTCGAAGGCCGGTTCGCGCGCGTGAAGTTCAACACCGACAAGGTCATCCACCAACACGAACGCGACCGCGACGGTGTGTACGTCCGTCGTCGCTTCACCCTCAGCCCCGAGGTGCAACGCAGCCTGAACATGCCCAATGTCGCGGTCTGGCTGGTCAATCCGCCGATCAGCGACCCGTCGCACGGAAGCGGAATCCTGTCGGCGGTCTATCTGACCTTGATCTCCCCTGTCGGGCGTTTCCTGCTCGCCGAGGCCATTCGGGAGACGCACACCAAGATCGACGGCCCACCACAGATCAGGCAGCATCTCCGAAACGTCGTGCGCGACCTGCTTCCGTCGATCTGGTTCGCCATCTCCTTCTCGTACGCCCGCCTCATCCGTAAGGGCCGCAAGGCACCAGGCTTCTTCGTCAAGAGCGCCGAGAACAGATATCTGCTCCACTACCACGGCGAGCAGCTACCCCATTGGGAGAGTCGAATCGAACTCACCGACGAGCGCGACGCGCTGGGGATGCGAAAGGTTCGCACCCATCTGCATTTCTCGGACGCTGACTACGAGTACGCCTATAAGACAGTAGAACTCATCGATGCCTACCTGCGCGACAACGGCGTCGGCAACGTGGAGTGGCTGACCGACGACGCAAAGACTTCGGTACGGACATTCATGCGCGGGTGGGCCGGCTTCCACCAGAGCGGGACCACGCGGATGTCCGCTGATCCAGACGGCGGTGTCGTTGACCCCGACCTTCAGGTCCACGGGGTACGCGGACTGTACGTCGCAAGCACCTCCGTGCTGCCGACGTCGAGTCAGGCCAATCCGACCCTCGTCGGGATCGCGCTCGGAGTTCGGTTGGCCGAGCACCTGGCGAAGTCTCGAAGGACTGATGGAACGTCTGTTTCCGGGAGGTCCTGA
- a CDS encoding glycoside hydrolase family 6 protein, with protein MAAVVVVTVLLVAIGAATHAGQRPNAPSPGMVAGSSPIDTKLYTDPDVLAAAAAREDPRLAPIADTPQAKWFSDWSTSATVRSDVGDYLAGAAAANAVPTMVLYRIPALDCGGGARDEQVYKGAPTEQEYKDWVDGAAEALTGHGDAIVILEPDALPQLGHCEQGDRVGLLRHAVDALSATGARIYIDAGHENWVTAAETANRLKSVGIDKVAGFSLNVSNYNTTEGEVLFAESVRFHLNELGVTDPHYVIDTSRNGAGPQDHYCNAPGARLGQAPQLFRGGALDGLLWVKNPGETDGVCQGAPIIGFWASAALSLLGL; from the coding sequence ATGGCAGCCGTGGTGGTCGTCACCGTCCTCCTGGTGGCCATCGGCGCAGCAACACATGCGGGGCAACGCCCTAACGCCCCAAGCCCGGGCATGGTGGCCGGCAGCTCGCCGATCGACACCAAGTTGTATACCGATCCCGATGTGCTGGCAGCTGCGGCGGCGCGGGAGGATCCGCGTCTCGCCCCGATCGCGGACACGCCGCAGGCCAAGTGGTTCAGCGACTGGTCCACCTCCGCGACGGTCCGCAGCGATGTGGGCGACTACCTGGCAGGCGCGGCAGCGGCGAATGCAGTCCCGACTATGGTGCTCTACCGCATCCCTGCGCTCGACTGCGGCGGGGGTGCGCGCGACGAGCAGGTGTACAAGGGTGCGCCCACTGAGCAGGAGTACAAGGACTGGGTAGACGGCGCTGCCGAAGCGTTGACGGGGCACGGCGACGCGATCGTCATCCTCGAACCTGACGCACTGCCCCAGCTGGGACACTGCGAGCAGGGCGACCGCGTGGGTCTACTGCGTCACGCGGTCGACGCGCTTTCGGCGACGGGCGCGCGGATCTATATTGACGCTGGACATGAAAACTGGGTGACTGCAGCGGAAACCGCGAACCGGCTGAAAAGCGTGGGCATCGACAAGGTTGCGGGGTTCAGCCTCAACGTGTCCAACTACAACACGACAGAGGGTGAGGTGCTGTTCGCCGAGAGCGTGCGGTTCCACCTCAACGAGCTCGGCGTCACCGACCCGCACTACGTGATCGACACCAGCCGGAATGGGGCAGGCCCGCAGGACCACTACTGCAACGCGCCGGGCGCTCGGTTGGGACAGGCACCGCAGCTGTTCCGCGGTGGGGCCCTTGATGGCCTTCTGTGGGTGAAAAATCCTGGAGAGACCGACGGGGTGTGCCAGGGGGCACCGATCATCGGGTTCTGGGCATCCGCCGCCCTGAGCCTGCTCGGGCTCTAG